A genomic window from Nicotiana sylvestris chromosome 11, ASM39365v2, whole genome shotgun sequence includes:
- the LOC138881623 gene encoding uncharacterized protein produces MEFNNDLQAQEAEVRDYEDDLQKTEVELANARAKLAKNAEGWASFVRQLKEKYDKGMIMDDLFRLQEDMVQRPATRPTGAVVEALMEREESDVNLKEELHKLIHQMAEMYRAWMKGHPPPSYPANPDFVPPLAQSQEPPAVDSFPGFPHYHHYQGTTSQTTRAPPAKPIPYPPPLTTPIFVAPPPATLHRSSSESLFQTQDNRYYRPEPTFKAPDHYSYTPRFDLLVETKNPPKTPEQEEMFRKVRSLEQSFRNMQGLGGQVSVAYKDLCLFPDVQFPVGFKMPKFDMYDGHEDSVAHLRGFCSKMRGAGRKDELLMAYFNQSLSGAVFEWYTHQDHSRWEYGFRWREQVARVNPPMEESEMVEYFLQALEPTYFIHLISAIGKSFNEVVKMGGMVEEGIKSSKIMSYSAIKTTTQAIQKGTGGVIGKKKKEDMETELIDTNRIEVQTPEAPKINQNPWPTHEETNMIDIVHKGGAQEAFTIRYDDSASEVKLVKKPMVEGSVNKLSMTNGKPSVVVDKRSPSNVVAKQEKSKVVMPGLANKPVIIVEGARMDPVVIKPGLTRSGRCFAPEELRKAKTSRDNPVLIKKAITKEEAEEFFRKLKVQDYSIVEQLRKMPAHISLLSLLIHSDEHRRALMKILNEAHVPNKISVNHLEKIANKIFEGLVDNGSSANICPFSTLNKLKVDDERIHKNSICVRGFDGGGKDSIGDIVLELTIGLVEFTMEFQVLDIAVSYNLLLGRPWIHAAKAVTSTLRQMVKFEWDR; encoded by the exons ATGGAATTCAATAATGATCTCCAAGCACAAGAGGCTGAAG TACGTGACTATGAGGATGATTTACAAAAGACTGAAGTTGAGCTAGCAAATGCCCGAGCCAAGTTAGCTAAGAATGCGGAGGGATGGGCCAGTTTCGTTCGGCAACTAAAGGAGAAGTATGACAAAGGAATG ATCATGGATGACTTGTTtcgcctccaagaagatatggTGCAAAGGCCTGCAACAAGGCCAACTGGAGCAGTAGTTGAGGCACTCAT ggagagggaagagtctgatgttaatctgaaagaggagttacATAAGTTGATACACCAAATGGCAGAGATGTACCGGGCATggatgaaagggcatccaccaccatcataccccgccaacccGGATTTCGTCCCACCATTagctcaatcccaagaacctcccgcTGTTGATTCATTTCCAGGTTTTCCCCATTACCatcactaccaaggcaccacttcccaaaccacACGAGCACCACCAGCTAAACCAATCCCATACCCACCTCCACTAACTacccctattttcgtggcacccccacccgctACACTTCATCGATCCTCTAGTGAGTCATTATTCCAGACCCAAGACAATCGATACTATCGcccggagcctactttcaaggccccagatcattactcctacactcctcgtttcgacctccTAGTTGAGACTAAGAACCCACCTAAAACCCCAGAgcaagaggagatgttcaggaaggtaagAAGCCTGGAACAAtcattcagaaacatgcaggggTTGGGAGGCCAAGTGagcgtagcctacaaagatttgtgcctaTTTCCCGATGTTCAGTTTCCTGTGGGATTCAAGATGCCGAAGTTTGATATGTATGACGGGCACGAAGACTCGGTGGCCCATTTGaggggattctgcagtaaaatgagaggagccggtaggaaggatgagctgttgatggcatactttaacCAGAGTCTGAGCGGCGCGGTATTTGAGTGGTACACTCATCAGGATCAcagcagatg ggaatatggttttcgctggagagaacaagtgGCAAGAGTCAACCCTCCGAtggaggagagcgaaatggtggagtactttctgcaggctctggagcctacttactttatCCATCTAATATCGGCCATAGGCAAATCTTTCaatgaggtagtgaagatgggtggcatggtggaagaagggattaaatcaagcaaaatcatgagctactcggCCATCAAaacaactacccaagccattcagaagGGTACTGGAGGAGTGatcggaaagaagaaaaaagaagatatggaaaca gagctcatcgacacaaaccggattgaagtccaaactccaGAGGCACCCAAAATCAATCAGAACCCATGGCCAACCCATGAGGAAACAAACATGATCGATATAGTACACAAGGGGGGAGCtcaagaagccttcacaatccGTTATGATGATTCGGCTAGCGAGGTTAAGCTAGTCAAAAAGCCAATGGTAGAAGGATCGgtgaacaagttgagcatgacAAACGGTAAGCCATCTGTGGTAGTTGATAAAAGATCCCCAAGTAATGTTGTAGCgaagcaagaaaagtcaaaagtggtcATGCCAGGGTTGGCAAATAAACCTgtcataattgtagagggtgcccgtaTGGACCCTGTCGTCATCAAGCCT GGATTAACTCGttcagggagatgctttgccccggaagagttaaggaaagctaaaacatctaGAGATAACCCAGTTCTAATAAAGAAAGCAATCACTAAAGAAGAAGCGGAGGAGTTTTTTAGAAAAttgaaggtacaagattactcCATCGTGGAGCAGTTAAGAAAGATGCCCGCTCATATTTCCTTGCtgtcattgttgatccattcagatgagcatcgtcgggccttgatgaaaattcttaacgaagctcatgtccccaataaaatttcagtgaaccatctggaaaagattgccaacaaaatatttgag gggttagttgacaatggttccagtgcaaacatctgccctttTTCAACTCTGAACAAGTtaaaagttgatgatgagaggattcacaagaacagcatatgcgtccgaggttttgatggtggAGGAAAAGACTCgattggtgatatagtgcttgaattGACAATAGGACTGGTGGAATTcactatggagttccaggtactggacatagccgtctcttacaatttgctgttaggtcgGCCTTGGATACATGCTGCCAAAGCTGTCACGTCTACTTTGCgacagatggtcaagttcgaatgggatagataG
- the LOC138881624 gene encoding uncharacterized protein — protein sequence MGETPFSLVYGVEALIPVEIGEPSMRYTQVTEESNEEEMRVNLDFLEERREIALIRMAAQKQVIEPYYNRKAHLRYFKIGDYVLKKVFQSTRAANAGKLSPNWEGPYKIRGITGKGAYELETIDGKGPRGRNNQVLEISYFKA from the exons ATGGGAGAGACACCATTCTCACTTGTGTACGGTgttgaagccttaattccagttgaaataggggAGCCAAGTATGAGATATACTCAAGTTACCGAAGAATCAAATGAAGAGGAGATGCGGGTAAATCTCGATTTTCTTGAAGAAAGGAGAGAAATTGCCTTAATAAGGATGGCTGCGCAAAAACAAGTTATTGAGCCATATTACAATCGGAAAGCTCATctcagatacttcaagattggggactatGTACTCAAGAAAGTTTTTCAATCCACAAGAGCAGCCAAtgcaggaaagttgagtccgaattgggaaggaccttacAAGATTCGTGGTATCACAGGAAAAGGTGCATATGAACTTGAAACCATAGATG gaaaaggaccgcgtggaaggaataatcaagtgctcgagatttcatacttcaaagcttaA